In a single window of the Emys orbicularis isolate rEmyOrb1 chromosome 11, rEmyOrb1.hap1, whole genome shotgun sequence genome:
- the CHPF gene encoding chondroitin sulfate synthase 2 isoform X1, which translates to MRLSLLLPLLRPAAPVALGVSLGLTLSLLSAGWGQAPCGPRAARRPASPPRAGPARQPPPAAAWEPRVLPARPAAPARAASKAVRTRYISTELGIRQRLFVGVLTSKNTLNTLAVAVNRTLGHRLERLVYFTGTRGRKVPHGMTVVTHGDERPIWNMYQTIKYMLDHYVGDFDWFYLVQDDTYTEAHRVSRLVAHLSIDTLLYLGRPEEFIGGDTEGRYCYGGFGYLLSRSLLLRLQPHLENCRNDILSARPDEWLGRCIIDYTAINCVEEHEGLRYQYFELGKNTDPERESDPRFQSAFTAHPVLDAVQMYRLHKHFAQVELERTYQEIQQLQLEIQNTSSLSADGDHGAIWPVGITPPFQPKTRFEVLRWDYFTEEQLYSCVDGSPKCELHGVDMADVADVVAMAMEELNRKYQPVLHIRKQQLVNGYRRFDPTRGMEYTLDLQVEVVTQKGHSRSVVKRVHLVRPLSEVEIIPMPYVTEASRINVILPLTAHDRDHASHFLEVYAAAAFESSENAVLTFLFIYDPFEAQQVAQNDIFAPVKARIAEYERKYAELKIPWISVKTDAPSQIKVMDIISKKHPVDTLFFVASVDTEVTTDFLNRCRMNTINSWQVFFPIHFQGYNPAIAYHNQAPPATLDLMRDAGRFDRDIFHEACFYNADYMAARTRMAGDVQENEDILETLDIYDMFIKYSSLHVFRAMEPALLQRYRQHVCNPRLSEEIYHRCMQSNLEGLGSRSQLAMVLFEQEQGNST; encoded by the exons ATGCGCctctcgctgctgctgccgctgctgcggcCCGCGGCGCCCGTGGCCCTCGGGGTGTCGCTGGGGCTGACGCTCAGTCTGCTCAGCGCCGGCTGGGGCCAGGCGCCCTGCGGGCCGCGCGCCGCGCGCCGCCCCGCCTCCCCGCCGCGCGCCGGCCCCGCCCGCCAACCGCCGCCCGCCGCCGCCTGGGAGCCGCGCGTGCTGCCCGCCCGGCCCGCCGCGCCCGCGCGCGCCGCCAGCAAGGCCGTCAG GACGCGGTACATCAGTACGGAGCTGGGCATCCGGCAGCGGCTCTTTGTGGGCGTGCTCACCTCCAAGAACACGCTGAACACGCTGGCTGTGGCCGTGAACCGCACACTGGGGCATCGGCTGGAGCGGCTGGTGTACTTCACGGGCACGCGGGGCCGCAAGGTGCCGCACGGCATGACAGTGGTGACGCATGGCGACGAGCGGCCCATTTGGAACATGTACCAGACCATCAAGTACATGCTGGACCACTACGTGGGCGACTTCGACTGGTTCTACCTGGTGCAGGACGACACCTACACTGAGGCCCATCGTGTCAGCCGCCTGGTCGCCCACCTCAGCATCGACACCCTCCTCTATCTGGGCCGGCCTGAGGAGTTCATTGGTGGCGACACCGAAGGACGCTACTGCTACGGTGGCTTCGGCTACCTGCTCTCCCGCAGTCTGCTGCTGCGCCTGCAGCCCCACCTGGAGAACTGCCGCAACGACATCCTGAGCGCCCGGCCCGACGAGTGGCTGGGGCGCTGCATCATCGACTACACGGCAATCAACTGCGTGGAGGAGCACGAG GGCCTGCGGTACCAGTACTTTGAGCTGGGGAAGAACACGGACCCGGAGCGGGAGAGCGACCCCCGTTTCCAGAGCGCGTTCACTGCCCATCCCGTGCTGGACGCTGTCCAGATGTACAGGTTGCACAAGCACTTTGCCCAGGTGGAGCTGGAGAGGACCTACCAGGAGATCCAGCAGCTCCAG CTGGAGATCCAGAACACCAGCAGCCTGTCTGCGGACGGAGACCACGGCGCCATATGGCCCGTGGGCATCACACCCCCGTTCCAGCCCAAGACGCGCTTCGAGGTTCTGCGCTGGGACTACTTCACGGAGGAGCAGTTGTACTCGTGCGTGGATGGTTCCCCCAAGTGCGAGCTGCATGGCGTGGACATGGCTGACGTGGCCGACGTGGTAGCCATGGCCATGGAGGAGCTGAACCGCAAGTACCAGCCCGTGCTGCACATTCGCAAGCAGCAGCTGGTGAACGGGTACCGGCGCTTTGACCCCACACGGGGCATGGAGTACACGCTGGACCTGCAGGTGGAGGTGGTGACGCAGAAAGGGCACAGCCGCTCGGTCGTCAAGCGCGTGCACCTGGTACGGCCCCTCAGCGAGGTGGAGATCATCCCCATGCCCTACGTGACTGAGGCCAGCCGCATCAACGTCATCCTGCCGCTGACGGCGCACGACCGGGACCACGCTAGCCACTTCCTGGAGGTGTACGCGGCGGCCGCCTTCGAGAGCAGTGAGAACGCCGTGCTCACCTTCCTCTTCATCTATGACCCCTTCGAGGCCCAGCAGGTGGCACAGAACGACATCTTCGCCCCAGTCAAGGCCAGGATCGCAGAGTACGAGCGCAAGTACGCCGAGTTGAAGATCCCCTGGATCAGCGTCAAGACAGACGCGCCCTCCCAGATCAAGGTCATGGACATCATCTCCAAGAAGCACCCCGTGGACACGCTTTTCTTTGTGGCCAGCGTGGACACCGAGgttaccactgacttcctgaacCGCTGCCGCATGAACACCATCAACAGCTGGCAGGTCTTCTTCCCCATCCACTTCCAGGGCTACAACCCGGCCATCGCCTACCACAACCAGGCGCCGCCCGCCACCCTGGATCTGATGCGGGACGCTGGGCGCTTCGACCGAGACATCTTCCACGAGGCCTGCTTCTACAACGCCGACTACATGGCTGCGCGCACCCGCATGGCGGGCGACGTGCAGGAGAACGAAGACATTTTGGAGACCCTGGACATCTACGACATGTTCATCAAGTACTCCAGCCTGCACGTCTTCCGAGCCATGGAGCCCGCCCTCCTGCAGCGCTACCGGCAGCACGTCTGCAACCCCCGCCTCAGCGAGGAGATCTACCACCGCTGCATGCAGAGCAACCTGGAGGGGCTGGGCTCCCGCTCTCAGCTGGCCATGGTGCTCTTCGAGCAGGAGCAGGGCAACAGTAcctga
- the CHPF gene encoding chondroitin sulfate synthase 2 isoform X2 — protein MTVVTHGDERPIWNMYQTIKYMLDHYVGDFDWFYLVQDDTYTEAHRVSRLVAHLSIDTLLYLGRPEEFIGGDTEGRYCYGGFGYLLSRSLLLRLQPHLENCRNDILSARPDEWLGRCIIDYTAINCVEEHELEIQNTSSLSADGDHGAIWPVGITPPFQPKTRFEVLRWDYFTEEQLYSCVDGSPKCELHGVDMADVADVVAMAMEELNRKYQPVLHIRKQQLVNGYRRFDPTRGMEYTLDLQVEVVTQKGHSRSVVKRVHLVRPLSEVEIIPMPYVTEASRINVILPLTAHDRDHASHFLEVYAAAAFESSENAVLTFLFIYDPFEAQQVAQNDIFAPVKARIAEYERKYAELKIPWISVKTDAPSQIKVMDIISKKHPVDTLFFVASVDTEVTTDFLNRCRMNTINSWQVFFPIHFQGYNPAIAYHNQAPPATLDLMRDAGRFDRDIFHEACFYNADYMAARTRMAGDVQENEDILETLDIYDMFIKYSSLHVFRAMEPALLQRYRQHVCNPRLSEEIYHRCMQSNLEGLGSRSQLAMVLFEQEQGNST, from the exons ATGACAGTGGTGACGCATGGCGACGAGCGGCCCATTTGGAACATGTACCAGACCATCAAGTACATGCTGGACCACTACGTGGGCGACTTCGACTGGTTCTACCTGGTGCAGGACGACACCTACACTGAGGCCCATCGTGTCAGCCGCCTGGTCGCCCACCTCAGCATCGACACCCTCCTCTATCTGGGCCGGCCTGAGGAGTTCATTGGTGGCGACACCGAAGGACGCTACTGCTACGGTGGCTTCGGCTACCTGCTCTCCCGCAGTCTGCTGCTGCGCCTGCAGCCCCACCTGGAGAACTGCCGCAACGACATCCTGAGCGCCCGGCCCGACGAGTGGCTGGGGCGCTGCATCATCGACTACACGGCAATCAACTGCGTGGAGGAGCACGAG CTGGAGATCCAGAACACCAGCAGCCTGTCTGCGGACGGAGACCACGGCGCCATATGGCCCGTGGGCATCACACCCCCGTTCCAGCCCAAGACGCGCTTCGAGGTTCTGCGCTGGGACTACTTCACGGAGGAGCAGTTGTACTCGTGCGTGGATGGTTCCCCCAAGTGCGAGCTGCATGGCGTGGACATGGCTGACGTGGCCGACGTGGTAGCCATGGCCATGGAGGAGCTGAACCGCAAGTACCAGCCCGTGCTGCACATTCGCAAGCAGCAGCTGGTGAACGGGTACCGGCGCTTTGACCCCACACGGGGCATGGAGTACACGCTGGACCTGCAGGTGGAGGTGGTGACGCAGAAAGGGCACAGCCGCTCGGTCGTCAAGCGCGTGCACCTGGTACGGCCCCTCAGCGAGGTGGAGATCATCCCCATGCCCTACGTGACTGAGGCCAGCCGCATCAACGTCATCCTGCCGCTGACGGCGCACGACCGGGACCACGCTAGCCACTTCCTGGAGGTGTACGCGGCGGCCGCCTTCGAGAGCAGTGAGAACGCCGTGCTCACCTTCCTCTTCATCTATGACCCCTTCGAGGCCCAGCAGGTGGCACAGAACGACATCTTCGCCCCAGTCAAGGCCAGGATCGCAGAGTACGAGCGCAAGTACGCCGAGTTGAAGATCCCCTGGATCAGCGTCAAGACAGACGCGCCCTCCCAGATCAAGGTCATGGACATCATCTCCAAGAAGCACCCCGTGGACACGCTTTTCTTTGTGGCCAGCGTGGACACCGAGgttaccactgacttcctgaacCGCTGCCGCATGAACACCATCAACAGCTGGCAGGTCTTCTTCCCCATCCACTTCCAGGGCTACAACCCGGCCATCGCCTACCACAACCAGGCGCCGCCCGCCACCCTGGATCTGATGCGGGACGCTGGGCGCTTCGACCGAGACATCTTCCACGAGGCCTGCTTCTACAACGCCGACTACATGGCTGCGCGCACCCGCATGGCGGGCGACGTGCAGGAGAACGAAGACATTTTGGAGACCCTGGACATCTACGACATGTTCATCAAGTACTCCAGCCTGCACGTCTTCCGAGCCATGGAGCCCGCCCTCCTGCAGCGCTACCGGCAGCACGTCTGCAACCCCCGCCTCAGCGAGGAGATCTACCACCGCTGCATGCAGAGCAACCTGGAGGGGCTGGGCTCCCGCTCTCAGCTGGCCATGGTGCTCTTCGAGCAGGAGCAGGGCAACAGTAcctga
- the LOC135885913 gene encoding apolipoprotein L6-like, with product MKDIDEILKESLLPARDRVKRHIDELREIADAIDKIHKGATIANIAGGTVGIAGGITTIVGLALIPVTFGASLIVSLTGLAVSTAGGLTSAAATTTDIVASKVKRETVEKLFQECQTELEHIKGYAESITEKIQNLKDNEKKGFVFAIPQIGSGAGRAVLNAMKMVKAGQLLANVGRIAKFAGAATHVLTALTLGLDIFFVAKDSMDLHKGAKTELAAEIREIANKMEQMIDQFNEM from the coding sequence ATGAAGGACATTGATGAAATACTGAAGGAGTCGTTATTGCCAGCAAGAGACAGAGTGAAGAGACACATAGATGAGCTTCGGGAAATTGCAGATGCTATTGACAAGATCCACAAAGGAGCGACAATAGCAAACATTGCTGGAGGGACAGTGGGAATTGCCGGGGGGATAACAACCATCGTAGGCCTCGCTCTCATTCCTGTTACATTTGGAGCATCCCTGATAGTCTCTCTTACAGGACTGGCTGTTTCTACAGCAGGGGGACTGACCAGTGCTGCCGCAACCACCACAGATATAGTTGCAAGTAAAGTCAAGAGGGAGACAGTAGAGAAGCTCTTTCAGGAGTGTCAGACTGAGCTGGAACATATCAAAGGCTATGCAGAAAGCATAActgaaaaaatccaaaacttgAAAGATAATGAAAAGAAAGGTTTTGTGTTTGCAATCCCACAGATAGGTTCAGGGGCAGGACGAGCTGTTCTTAACGCCATGAAAATGGTCAAAGCTGGTCAGCTCCTGGCTAATGTTGGTAGAATTGCAAAATTTGCAGGAGCTGCGACCCATGTTCTAACAGCTCTCACCCTGGGGTTAGATATTTTCTTTGTAGCAAAAGATTCTATGGATCTCCACAAAGGTGCAAAAACGGAGCTGGCAGCTGAAATCCGAGAAATAGCCAATAAAATGGAGCAAATGATTGACCAATTCAACGAAATGTGA